The DNA segment TAATACCGGTAAACCCCAAGCTGCTGGTTCCAACATATTATGGCCGCCGCTGGCCACTAAGCTGCCGCCAACAAAGGCGATATCAGCCGCACCTAGTAATAGCATCATCTCGCCCATGCTATCGCCCACATACACCTGCACCGATGCATCCGGCAACTCACCACTGGAACGCAATAAGCTAGTAAACCCCTGAGCCTGAACTAACTGTGCCACCGTATTAAAACGCTCGGGGTGGCGCGGTACTAAAATCAATAAGGCATCGGGGTATTGCGCCAGCCACAGGCGGTGAGCCGCTAATATAATCTCGTCTTCGCCTTTATGGGTGCTGGCCGCTATCCACACTATGCGCTGGCCCTGCTGGCTGCACTGGGCTTTAAGCTGTTGCGCCTGCTGCTGTAAGGGCTCGCTGATACTGATATCAAACTTAATACTGCCGGTAACGACGACCTTATCTGCTGCCATAGCCAAATCTACAAACCTTGCGGCATCGGCCTCAGTTTGCGCCGCTACCAAGCTTAGGTTCTGTAACATGGGTTTACTGAGCGCAGCAAAGCGCTGATAACCCGCTGCCGACTTTGCCGATAGCCTAGCGTTAACCAACACCGTCGGTATACCACGACGCTGGCAGGCCGCCAGCGTATTGGGCCACAGCTCGGTTTCCATAATCACTAACAGCTCAGGTTGAATGCGCTGCAAA comes from the Dasania marina DSM 21967 genome and includes:
- the waaA gene encoding lipid IV(A) 3-deoxy-D-manno-octulosonic acid transferase — its product is MALALYTAFYYLITPLIVLRLLLRSIKAPAYRQRIAERFGFFTATHSKVTLQNCIWVHTVSMGETIAAVPLVKELQQRYPDKTIVMTTMTPTGSERVKALLADSVFHVYAPYDLPCCLQRFLQRIQPELLVIMETELWPNTLAACQRRGIPTVLVNARLSAKSAAGYQRFAALSKPMLQNLSLVAAQTEADAARFVDLAMAADKVVVTGSIKFDISISEPLQQQAQQLKAQCSQQGQRIVWIAASTHKGEDEIILAAHRLWLAQYPDALLILVPRHPERFNTVAQLVQAQGFTSLLRSSGELPDASVQVYVGDSMGEMMLLLGAADIAFVGGSLVASGGHNMLEPAAWGLPVLTGPSDFNFLAISQALIEAQALTQVQDAKGLAAQLQRLQQPSERLCQGQAAQQMVAANRGALAQLLDLLARFLG